The Lactuca sativa cultivar Salinas chromosome 2, Lsat_Salinas_v11, whole genome shotgun sequence genome includes a window with the following:
- the LOC111903260 gene encoding uncharacterized protein LOC111903260 gives MAESEETQNNDTQLVAVPTEDMAIRAVNKRYEGLSTIRAKATKGKGAWYWAHLEPILVRNPDTNDPKAVKLRCNLCEAVFSASNPSRTASEHLKRGTCPNFNSLLKHSSPSSSLPPLSSPSSQSNRKRLGSINEGLNSYHQHQFHHHHQQQQHLLLSGGKEDLGPLAMLEDSVKKIKSSKPLPPGPILSKTQIDSALGLLTDWFYESYGSVSYSSLDHPKFKAFMNQVGLPEISRQDNFMSSRLDSKYEEAKLESETKINDAEFFQLSSNGWKREEIEGMNMIKFMVNLPNGTTLFRETFFPSGAIPATYAEEIMWETITGTCNIVQKCVGIVADKYKTKALRNLELQNQWMVNLSCQLQGVGNLIKDFSKELPLFKNVISNCLKITNLFNNNSHARSILNKFLSHDSRFSVSFGIPPLLYCENLQNFSSVSAMLDNIISCSRVLQLVVMEDLYKVLVMEDSLATEVGDMIQNMGFWNDVEAINTLIKVVKDMVEEIEVERPLVGQCLPLWEDLKSKIKDWCVKFSVLHVGVVERIVEKRFKKNYHPAWSTAFILDPVYLLRDENGKYLPPFKCLTCEQEKDVDKLITRLVSREEAHKALMELMKWRSEGLDPLYAKAVQVKQLDPLTGKMKIANPQSSRLVWETILKDFTILGKIAVRLLFLHATTSCGFKCSYLSLLGQGQIQSRIGLERIQKMIFVAAHSKLKRRDFGSEEEKEAITNGGDDDHDMLNEVFVDANM, from the coding sequence ATGGCCGAATCCGAGGAGACCCAGAATAATGATACCCAATTGGTAGCGGTTCCTACAGAAGACATGGCTATACGAGCTGTGAACAAGAGATATGAAGGGCTAAGCACGATTCGAGCGAAGGCCACTAAAGGGAAAGGAGCTTGGTACTGGGCACATCTGGAGCCTATTCTGGTTCGAAACCCGGACACAAATGATCCGAAAGCTGTTAAGCTTAGGTGCAACCTTTGTGAAGCTGTTTTCTCTGCTTCAAACCCATCGCGAACTGCTTCTGAGCATCTCAAGAGAGGAACCTGCCCCAATTTTAACTCTCTGTTGAAACATTCATCACCTTCGTCTTCCTTGCCGCCATTGTCTTCACCTTCTTCTCAGAGTAATCGGAAGCGGCTCGGGTCTATAAACGAGGGTTTGAATAGTTACCATCAACATcagtttcatcatcatcatcaacaacagCAGCATTTGTTGTTATCTGGTGGGAAAGAGGATCTGGGACCATTGGCAATGCTGGAAGATAGTGTGAAAAAGATTAAAAGTTCAAAACCTTTACCACCTGGTCCCATTTTAAGTAAAACCCAAATCGATTCGGCTCTTGGATTATTAACTGATTGGTTTTACGAGTCTTACGGGTCAGTCTCATATTCAAGCTTGGATCATCCAAAGTTTAAAGCTTTCATGAATCAAGTCGGGCTTCCTGAGATTTCACGACAAGACAATTTTATGTCGTCAAGGCTTGATTCAAAATACGAAGAAGCAAAGTTAGAATCAGAAACCAAGATCAACGATGCTGAGTTTTTTCAACTTTCATCCAACGGGTGGAAAAGGGAAGAAATCGAAGGTATGAATATGATCAAATTCATGGTTAATCTTCCGAATGGAACCACATTATTTCGAGAAACGTTTTTTCCTAGTGGCGCGATTCCTGCCACGTATGCAGAAGAGATCATGTGGGAAACCATCACAGGTACGTGTAATATCGTTCAAAAATGTGTCGGAATTGTCGCAGATAAGTATAAAACAAAAGCCTTGAGAAATTTAGAGCTTCAAAATCAATGGATGGTTAATTTATCATGTCAGCTTCAAGGAGTCGGTAATCTAATCAAGGATTTTAGCAAAGAGCTTCCTCTTTTCAAGAACGTAATTTCTAATTGCTTGAAGATTACCAATCTTTTCAACAACAATTCTCACGCTAGAAGCATTCTCAACAAGTTTCTCTCACACGACTCCAGATTCTCTGTTTCTTTTGGGATTCCTCCCCTTTTGTATTGTgaaaacttacaaaacttttcgTCTGTTTCTGCAATGTTGGATAATATCATCAGCTGTTCTCGCGTCTTGCAGTTAGTTGTAATGGAGGATTTGTATAAAGTTTTGGTTATGGAAGATTCTCTGGCTACAGAAGTTGGCGACATGATCCAAAACATGGGGTTTTGGAATGACGTGGAAGCTATCAACACTTTAATCAAAGTGGTGAAAGATATGGTTGAAGAGATTGAGGTTGAAAGGCCATTAGTAGGTCAATGTCTTCCTCTTTGGGAGGATTTAAAATCCAAAATCAAAGATTGGTGTGTGAAATTCAGTGTTCTTCAtgttggtgttgttgaaagaattGTTGAAAAAAGATTCAAGAAAAACTACCACCCTGCATGGTCAACCGCATTCATACTTGATCCAGTCTATTTACTGAGGGACGAAAACGGAAAATACCTTCCACCTTTTAAATGCTTAACCTGTGAACAAGAGAAAGATGTTGATAAACTGATAACACGATTAGTTTCAAGAGAAGAAGCTCATAAAGCATTAATGGAGCTTATGAAATGGAGGTCCGAAGGACTTGACCCGTTATATGCAAAAGCGGTTCAAGTCAAACAACTTGACCCGTTGACCGGAAAGATGAAAATAGCAAACCCTCAAAGTAGTAGACTTGTTTGGGAAACTATCTTGAAAGACTTCACAATTCTTGGAAAGATTGCAGTTAGGCTTTTGTTTCTTCATGCAACAACTTCTTGTGGATTCAAATGTAGTTACTTGTCTTTATTGGGTCAAGGACAAATTCAATCAAGAATTGGACTTGAAAGGATTCAAAAAATGATATTTGTTGCAGCTCATTCCAAGCTCAAAAGGCGTGATTTTGGTAGTGAAGAGGAGAAAGAAGCCATAACAAATGGGGGAGATGATGATCATGACATGCTTAATGAGGTCTTTGTGGATGCTAATATGTAA